The Lonchura striata isolate bLonStr1 chromosome 29, bLonStr1.mat, whole genome shotgun sequence genome window below encodes:
- the LOC144247625 gene encoding olfactory receptor 14J1-like translates to MSNSSSISHFLLLALADTRQLQLLHFCLFLGISLAALLGNGLIISAIACGHHLHTPMFFFLLNLALSDLGSICTTVPKAMHNSLWGTRNISYTGCAAQLYFFAFFISGEFSLLTIMCYDRYVSICKPLHYGTLLGSRACALMAAAAWASAFLYALMHTANTFSLPLCHGNALGQFFCEIPQILKVSCSKSHLRELGLLAVSACLAFGCFVFIVFSYVQIFRAVLRIPSERGRHKAFSTCLPHLAVVSLFLSTAAFANLKPPSMSSQSLDLALSVLYSVVSPALNPVIYSLRNQELKAAVRRLMTGCFQGH, encoded by the coding sequence atgtccaacagcagctccatcagccacttcctcctgctggcactggcagacacgcggcagctgcagctcctgcacttctgcctcttcctgggcatctccctggctgccctcctgggcaacggcctcatcatcagcgccatagcctgcggccaccacctgcacacgcccatgttcttcttcctgctcaacctggccctcagcgacctgggctccatctgcaccactgtccccaaagccatgcacaattccctctggggtaccaggaacatctcctacacaggatgtgctgcccaaCTATATTTTTTTGCGTTCTTCATCTCAGGAGAGTtttccctcctgaccatcatgtgctacgaccgctacgtgtccatctgcaaacccctgcactacgggaccctcctgggcagcagagcttgtgccctcatggcagcagctgcctgggccagtgcctttctctatgctctcatgcacacagccaatacattttccctgcccctgtgccatggcaatgccctgggccagttcttctgcgaaatcccacagatcctcaaggtctcctgctccaaatcccacctcagggaacttgggcttcttgctgTTAGTGCCTGCTTGgcatttggttgttttgtgttcattgttttctcttatgtgcagatcttcagggctgtgctgaggatcccctctgagcggggacggcacaaagccttttccacttgcctccctcacctggccgtggtctccctgttcctcagcactgcagcattTGCCAATCTCAAGCCCCCCTCGATGTCCTCCcaatccctggatctggccctgtcagttctgtactcagtggtttctccagccctgaaccccgtCATCTatagcctgaggaaccaggagctcaaggctgcagtgaggagactgatgactggatgcttccAGGGACATTAA